In Liquorilactobacillus hordei DSM 19519, the following proteins share a genomic window:
- a CDS encoding TetR/AcrR family transcriptional regulator has protein sequence MKKVVGVKNNQRVMQTKLTIRHTFLKLLKKRKFEEVTVTDICKDAKITRGTFYRYYQSTFALMDQLRNNLAKEIIALIKKRFDNADWNILPVIFEVLKKSDPEVVRVALNKKNGSQCVGRIFASLKEAIRPTVMREIKMITNDDFDYLYAYITTGISGILILWVEKGMNPDTSVIEKSILAMINKSRLQMTEEMPNIWAMK, from the coding sequence GTGAAAAAAGTGGTAGGGGTAAAAAACAATCAGAGAGTAATGCAGACAAAATTAACAATTAGACATACTTTTCTAAAGTTATTGAAAAAAAGAAAATTTGAAGAGGTTACTGTAACTGATATTTGTAAGGATGCCAAAATTACTAGAGGAACATTTTACCGATACTATCAAAGTACATTTGCATTGATGGATCAGCTTAGGAATAATTTGGCAAAAGAAATAATAGCTTTAATTAAGAAACGATTCGATAATGCTGATTGGAATATTCTACCAGTAATATTTGAGGTACTTAAAAAAAGTGATCCAGAGGTTGTTAGAGTAGCATTGAACAAGAAAAATGGCAGTCAATGTGTGGGGAGAATATTCGCAAGTCTTAAAGAGGCTATTAGGCCAACTGTGATGAGAGAAATAAAGATGATAACAAATGATGACTTTGATTATCTCTATGCATATATTACGACTGGAATTTCAGGGATTTTGATACTTTGGGTTGAAAAGGGCATGAATCCAGATACCAGTGTAATTGAAAAAAGTATACTTGCAATGATCAATAAAAGTCGACTTCAAATGACGGAA
- a CDS encoding VOC family protein, with translation MIFESIHHIAIICHNREEALDFYVKKLGFAIISDYKRVEKNDEKIDLEKQNLRLELFIKPNAPERLSYPIGEGTGLRHLAFKVSNIEEIVEELKAKEIMVEKIRRDDFTGEKMTFFFDPDGLPLELHE, from the coding sequence ATGATTTTCGAAAGTATTCATCATATAGCGATAATTTGTCATAATAGAGAGGAGGCACTTGACTTTTATGTTAAGAAATTAGGTTTTGCAATTATTTCAGATTACAAAAGAGTTGAGAAAAATGATGAAAAAATAGATCTTGAGAAGCAAAATTTACGCCTAGAATTATTTATTAAACCGAATGCACCCGAGCGGTTATCATATCCGATTGGTGAAGGAACGGGATTAAGACATCTAGCATTTAAAGTCAGCAATATTGAAGAAATTGTTGAAGAATTGAAAGCAAAAGAAATAATGGTTGAGAAAATAAGAAGAGATGACTTTACAGGTGAGAAGATGACTTTTTTCTTCGATCCTGATGGGTTACCACTAGAACTTCATGAATAA
- a CDS encoding MerR family transcriptional regulator: MMKKQFSLKADLVIGIGDLSKLTGVSTRQLRYWEKRGYLEAPVTEKNVTRKYEFEAFYKVRAIKKYLDEGFTLPKAAEQADKQKKQVVICKKFVNEMFIDVSIEDGEKLFGRIDMGYVDVEKIQHLYGIVDETGSHFEIVKE; this comes from the coding sequence ATGATGAAGAAACAATTTTCACTAAAAGCAGATCTAGTCATAGGAATAGGGGATCTGAGTAAACTAACCGGAGTTTCAACACGCCAGTTGCGTTATTGGGAAAAGCGAGGATACTTGGAAGCTCCAGTGACCGAAAAAAATGTTACAAGAAAGTATGAATTTGAAGCTTTTTATAAGGTAAGAGCTATCAAGAAATATTTGGATGAGGGGTTTACTCTTCCTAAAGCCGCTGAACAAGCCGATAAACAAAAAAAGCAAGTTGTGATTTGTAAAAAATTCGTTAATGAGATGTTTATTGATGTTTCTATCGAGGATGGTGAAAAATTATTTGGAAGGATTGATATGGGTTATGTTGATGTGGAAAAGATTCAACATTTATACGGGATAGTAGATGAGACTGGGAGCCATTTTGAAATAGTTAAGGAATAA
- a CDS encoding LytS/YhcK type 5TM receptor domain-containing protein, with translation MFTLFILLLQRLGIILVLAFLLVNVPFFRKLIDKKTRKAKFFLIIIFTIFAIISNLTGVEITKDNTLIQAPFLTGLPQSDSIANTRTLVITVAGIVGGPFVGGFVGLLGGIHRVIQGNFSDFFYIISSTLVGLCIGFLSKKFRQNNFYPSFFSAALLGLFAELIQMAFVVVFSGLDLVRLIIIPMCLLNSIGVSVFISILNAYLSNEQQLMAVQTHNVLNLTNETLPYFRQGLNINSAQQACKIIKEFTNFDAVGITDMVNVLAHIGSGEDHHLAGQAVLTDLSKHVISSGETKYAYHRDEIGCPHKSCPLSSAIVLPLKVNNKTIGALKMYFNKAESLTPVEENLAIGLASIFSGQLALGMAEEQSKLISDAEIKALQAQINPHFFFNAINTVSALMRTNVEQARSSLMQLSTFFRSSLQGISETEIPLEQEQKHVNSYLSLEQTRFPEKYIIDYKISASLQTKVPPFCIQVLVENSIRHAFSTRKKDNKITIIVRQTQQNTVIIVEDNGVGIDPKLLSRLGQETIASSTGTGTALVNLNRRLIGLYGNESHLQITSSERGTTIQINIPRTIY, from the coding sequence ATGTTTACCTTATTTATCCTATTACTCCAACGGCTTGGAATAATACTTGTTTTAGCATTTTTATTAGTCAACGTTCCCTTCTTTCGCAAACTCATTGATAAAAAAACGCGAAAAGCAAAATTCTTTCTAATTATAATCTTTACTATTTTTGCTATAATATCCAATTTAACTGGGGTCGAAATAACTAAAGACAATACTTTGATTCAAGCTCCCTTTTTAACTGGTCTACCTCAATCTGATTCTATAGCCAACACTCGTACACTAGTCATTACAGTTGCTGGAATAGTAGGTGGACCTTTTGTCGGAGGTTTCGTTGGCCTTTTAGGTGGTATTCATCGTGTAATTCAAGGTAACTTTTCTGACTTTTTCTACATTATTAGCTCTACATTAGTTGGTCTTTGTATTGGATTTTTGTCAAAAAAATTTCGCCAAAACAATTTCTATCCTTCATTTTTCAGCGCTGCACTTCTTGGATTATTTGCTGAACTCATACAGATGGCCTTTGTTGTAGTTTTTAGTGGCCTAGACCTTGTTAGGTTAATTATAATTCCAATGTGCTTACTCAATAGTATTGGTGTTTCGGTATTTATTTCAATATTGAACGCCTATCTTTCAAACGAACAACAATTAATGGCCGTACAAACTCACAATGTATTGAATCTAACAAACGAAACACTTCCTTATTTTAGACAAGGACTTAACATCAACTCTGCTCAACAGGCCTGCAAAATAATTAAAGAATTTACTAACTTTGATGCTGTTGGCATTACAGACATGGTCAATGTTCTTGCCCATATTGGCTCTGGGGAGGACCATCATCTTGCAGGTCAAGCAGTTTTAACAGATTTATCGAAACACGTGATATCTAGCGGTGAAACTAAATACGCTTACCATCGTGATGAGATTGGATGTCCCCATAAAAGCTGTCCCCTTTCATCCGCAATCGTACTCCCCTTAAAAGTAAACAATAAGACTATTGGTGCACTTAAGATGTATTTTAATAAAGCTGAAAGTCTGACACCTGTTGAGGAAAATCTTGCTATTGGCCTTGCATCAATATTTTCGGGACAATTAGCTCTAGGAATGGCCGAGGAACAATCAAAGTTAATTAGTGATGCAGAAATAAAAGCATTGCAAGCTCAAATAAACCCTCATTTCTTCTTCAATGCAATCAACACCGTAAGTGCACTCATGCGGACAAATGTTGAACAGGCTCGCAGTTCCTTAATGCAGTTAAGCACATTCTTTCGTTCAAGTTTGCAAGGAATCTCTGAAACCGAAATTCCCTTAGAACAGGAGCAAAAGCATGTAAATTCATACCTATCTCTTGAACAAACTAGATTTCCTGAAAAATATATAATTGATTATAAAATTTCTGCAAGTCTACAAACCAAAGTTCCACCGTTTTGTATTCAGGTTTTAGTTGAAAATTCAATTAGACATGCTTTTTCCACTAGAAAGAAAGACAATAAAATCACAATAATCGTCCGCCAAACACAACAAAATACAGTCATTATTGTTGAAGATAACGGTGTTGGAATTGACCCGAAATTACTTTCTCGCTTGGGTCAAGAAACCATTGCATCAAGTACAGGAACAGGAACTGCATTAGTTAATCTAAACCGACGTCTTATTGGCCTATATGGAAATGAGAGTCATCTACAGATTACAAGTTCTGAAAGAGGAACAACAATCCAAATTAATATTCCAAGAACAATTTATTAA
- a CDS encoding DUF4811 domain-containing protein, with the protein MIIFSVIICAILLFVSMISIDKAVLRNVLSIIFALGLVVSMIFMIENDKRHFGMHKVETVKTSKLVSAAASKQINLLLYQAVGTSGKEKVYIYKSKTSQKKATTTNPDPSKTQNKVKKIAENAKLVTRTFRWEYKNDFYKFWFGISGNGHKLIRHYNTFKINDNWAVLSTQQAKKLQKLAKSEDQATVQKQAKAYVEAQVKEKLTAALTKNPTMSTQEQQSLTAKASAQAQKDFKKQALQELIKKAKE; encoded by the coding sequence ATGATAATTTTTAGTGTAATTATTTGTGCCATACTGTTATTTGTTTCGATGATTAGTATTGATAAGGCTGTTTTAAGAAATGTCTTAAGTATTATTTTTGCTTTAGGTTTAGTGGTTTCGATGATTTTTATGATTGAAAATGATAAACGTCATTTTGGAATGCATAAGGTAGAAACTGTTAAAACCAGCAAATTAGTTTCGGCAGCTGCTTCAAAACAAATTAATTTGTTATTATACCAAGCAGTTGGTACTTCGGGTAAAGAAAAAGTGTACATCTATAAATCCAAAACAAGTCAGAAAAAAGCAACCACAACTAACCCAGATCCTTCAAAGACTCAAAATAAGGTGAAGAAGATAGCTGAAAATGCAAAACTCGTTACGAGAACATTCAGATGGGAATACAAAAATGACTTTTATAAGTTTTGGTTTGGAATCTCGGGAAATGGTCATAAATTAATTCGACATTACAATACATTTAAAATAAATGATAATTGGGCTGTTCTTAGCACTCAGCAAGCTAAGAAATTACAAAAATTAGCTAAAAGTGAGGACCAAGCTACGGTCCAAAAACAAGCTAAAGCATATGTTGAAGCACAAGTCAAAGAAAAGTTAACTGCAGCTTTAACGAAGAATCCAACCATGTCAACCCAAGAACAACAATCTTTAACTGCTAAGGCAAGTGCACAAGCGCAAAAAGATTTTAAGAAGCAGGCTTTGCAGGAGTTAATTAAGAAAGCAAAAGAATAG
- a CDS encoding MDR family MFS transporter: protein MDKSIDQNGKPYNRALLVTLLLVGSFCTVLNQTILTTAFPTLMKTFDINTSTVQWLSSGFMMVSGVMIPISAWLTTRVNSKILYQSAMFIFLIGTLICYTASNFSFLLIGRLVQALGVGVTMPLLQTLMLTIFPANKRGAAMGMAGLVIGVAPAIGPTLSGWVIDNYNWRALFGILIPISAIVFIAGFWLMKSVLPTHKIKLDWVSAMLSTVGFGSLLYGFSEVGEKGWGSPVVIIGIIVGVLFVITFGVRQLHLEKPFLDLRVLKNPEFSIAALLSSVSMMAMIGVEMVLPLYLQTVRGESAFHSGLTLLPGALMMGILSPIAGRAFDRIGAKRLAITGLFLLTAGTIPFMFVTTTTPFVYIVTLYALRMAGIAMSMMTVTTSGMNSLPVKMMSNGTAVNNTIRQVASSVGTAILISILTNITKNDMPAKAMLKSDPLAYKNAAFSATLGGYHAAFIVALGFSAFGLLVAFFVSSSTPNEMLHKKQPVGGDKK from the coding sequence TTGGATAAATCAATTGATCAAAACGGAAAACCATATAATAGAGCACTTCTTGTGACTTTATTATTAGTTGGTTCGTTTTGTACGGTATTGAATCAAACAATCTTAACAACAGCATTTCCAACTCTTATGAAAACCTTTGATATCAATACATCTACTGTACAGTGGTTGTCATCAGGATTTATGATGGTCAGTGGGGTAATGATACCAATAAGTGCATGGCTTACAACAAGGGTGAATTCTAAAATATTGTATCAAAGTGCAATGTTTATTTTTTTGATAGGAACATTAATTTGTTATACAGCGTCTAATTTTAGCTTCTTGTTAATTGGTAGATTGGTGCAGGCTCTGGGTGTTGGTGTAACAATGCCATTATTACAGACGTTAATGTTAACAATCTTTCCTGCTAATAAACGTGGAGCTGCAATGGGGATGGCGGGACTGGTGATTGGTGTGGCCCCTGCTATTGGACCAACACTTTCTGGTTGGGTTATTGATAATTACAATTGGAGAGCATTATTTGGGATTTTAATTCCAATTTCTGCAATTGTGTTCATTGCAGGTTTTTGGCTGATGAAGAGTGTTTTACCAACACACAAAATTAAATTAGACTGGGTTTCAGCAATGCTTTCTACAGTTGGCTTTGGTAGTTTACTTTATGGATTTTCTGAAGTTGGCGAAAAAGGTTGGGGAAGTCCGGTAGTTATAATTGGTATCATAGTTGGTGTGCTTTTTGTCATAACCTTCGGTGTTCGTCAATTGCATCTAGAAAAACCATTCTTGGATTTACGGGTATTAAAAAATCCCGAATTTTCAATTGCCGCACTGTTAAGTTCTGTTTCGATGATGGCAATGATTGGTGTTGAAATGGTTTTACCATTGTATTTACAGACTGTTAGAGGAGAGAGTGCCTTTCATTCAGGTCTTACTCTACTGCCAGGGGCACTGATGATGGGGATACTGAGCCCAATTGCAGGTCGTGCTTTTGATCGAATTGGGGCAAAACGTTTAGCAATTACGGGCTTGTTCTTATTAACAGCCGGTACAATTCCATTTATGTTTGTGACAACAACGACACCTTTTGTCTATATAGTTACACTCTATGCACTTCGTATGGCAGGGATAGCAATGTCGATGATGACAGTGACGACATCTGGGATGAACTCATTACCTGTTAAGATGATGAGTAATGGAACAGCCGTAAATAATACTATTCGGCAGGTAGCATCATCAGTAGGTACGGCTATTCTAATTAGTATTTTAACAAATATTACTAAGAATGATATGCCAGCTAAGGCAATGCTTAAATCTGATCCATTAGCTTACAAAAATGCTGCTTTTTCGGCAACTTTAGGCGGTTATCATGCAGCCTTTATTGTGGCTTTAGGATTTAGTGCGTTTGGTCTTCTTGTAGCTTTCTTTGTAAGTAGCAGTACTCCAAATGAGATGTTGCACAAAAAGCAACCAGTTGGGGGTGACAAGAAATGA
- a CDS encoding MerR family transcriptional regulator, whose product MDSAQTNIYVDRFKDILKNEHFLLGIGEISKATGVSQRQLRYWEERGYIKPEETTDDSNKCDRRHRKYSHFTFLKVSMIQSFINDGYTLSAAVQKTNEHSLLSKAVKQFLKERILDVKVIQDGYELDLGALEDMPDKHVYALIRKNAKTKLILKDLA is encoded by the coding sequence ATGGATAGTGCACAAACTAATATTTACGTTGATAGATTCAAAGATATTCTAAAAAATGAACATTTTCTTTTAGGCATTGGCGAAATATCAAAAGCAACTGGTGTCTCACAACGTCAACTGCGCTACTGGGAAGAAAGGGGCTATATAAAACCTGAAGAAACTACAGATGATTCAAACAAATGTGACCGCCGCCATCGAAAATATAGCCATTTTACTTTTTTAAAAGTATCAATGATTCAATCTTTCATCAATGACGGCTATACTTTAAGTGCTGCTGTGCAAAAAACCAATGAACACAGCCTTTTGAGTAAAGCCGTAAAACAATTTCTAAAAGAAAGAATCTTAGATGTAAAAGTTATCCAAGATGGCTACGAATTAGATTTAGGAGCACTAGAGGATATGCCAGACAAACATGTTTATGCGCTTATTCGAAAGAATGCAAAAACAAAACTTATTTTAAAAGACTTGGCATAA
- a CDS encoding LytR/AlgR family response regulator transcription factor — MNVLIIDDEPLARNELEFLLKQNIAVTTTYQAESIQEALDVILNKKVDLLFLDISLNNENGFKLANELNQLAVSPFVIFATAYSNYAVQAFDINAIDYVLKPFEQGRINQAIKKAQLAILNRDKQKKEQHLSEKNRFISIPTEDRTVVIKSNEVVAAVTENGLLSIYTMDNTYVSHETLSWLREYLDQQNFVQVHRSSIVNINTIVEVQPWFNHTFVLILTNKQRIPVGRSYLKNLKSILNM; from the coding sequence ATGAATGTTCTTATTATTGACGATGAACCTCTTGCCCGCAATGAATTAGAGTTTCTTTTAAAACAAAACATTGCTGTTACAACTACATATCAAGCAGAAAGTATTCAAGAAGCACTTGATGTCATCTTGAATAAAAAAGTTGATTTATTGTTTCTAGATATTTCTTTAAATAATGAAAACGGCTTTAAACTAGCTAATGAACTCAACCAGTTGGCTGTCTCTCCCTTTGTAATTTTTGCAACCGCATATTCAAATTATGCTGTCCAAGCTTTTGACATCAATGCAATTGATTATGTCCTAAAACCTTTTGAACAAGGACGGATTAACCAAGCAATTAAAAAAGCTCAATTAGCTATCCTCAATCGTGATAAACAAAAAAAAGAACAACACTTATCAGAAAAAAATCGATTTATTTCAATTCCGACAGAGGATCGTACAGTTGTAATAAAAAGTAATGAGGTTGTTGCAGCTGTTACGGAAAATGGACTCTTATCAATTTATACAATGGACAACACTTACGTTTCACATGAAACTCTTTCTTGGCTGCGCGAATATCTAGATCAACAAAACTTCGTTCAAGTTCATCGCAGTTCAATTGTTAACATTAATACCATTGTTGAAGTTCAACCTTGGTTCAACCACACCTTCGTACTAATATTAACTAATAAACAACGTATTCCGGTAGGACGTTCGTATCTAAAAAACTTAAAATCCATCCTGAACATGTAG
- a CDS encoding CidA/LrgA family protein, which translates to MNSKKNEAPILLQMGIYSGILFISNIISSLFPASMPVPTPVIGLIILYSLLTFKIIKIEWVESLGAFLISIIGFLFVPSGISLAANLDIMKAAGVQLVMVVLFSTIILLVVTAYTTRLFIFLHTHQEKTKQRKVLTNKIYANKAQVTNGDDHNGNLY; encoded by the coding sequence ATGAATTCAAAAAAAAATGAAGCTCCTATTCTATTACAGATGGGCATCTACTCAGGTATTCTCTTTATCTCAAATATTATTTCTAGCTTATTCCCGGCATCAATGCCTGTTCCTACCCCAGTTATTGGGCTAATAATCTTATATTCCCTATTGACCTTTAAAATCATTAAAATTGAGTGGGTTGAATCTTTAGGTGCTTTTCTTATCAGTATTATCGGTTTTCTCTTTGTCCCCTCTGGAATTTCGCTTGCAGCTAACCTAGATATTATGAAAGCTGCAGGCGTGCAACTAGTGATGGTTGTACTGTTCTCAACAATCATTTTGTTGGTCGTGACTGCATATACAACACGCCTCTTTATCTTCTTGCACACACATCAAGAAAAAACTAAACAACGCAAAGTACTTACAAATAAAATATATGCTAACAAAGCTCAGGTAACGAATGGAGATGATCATAATGGCAATCTTTACTAA
- the lrgB gene encoding antiholin-like protein LrgB, with the protein MAIFTNIFFGIFLSLFVYLIGQKLFKQFKGFFLFQPLFVAMVLGIFILFILSKLLNTDISSFYQKAYKPGGDILFWFLSPATIAFAIPLYKRNDIVKKYWKDILAGLLIGTTLSLVLIIAFSKLMGLNHTSIASMLPQAATTAIALPISTAIGGNASITAMACILNAVIIYALGKYLFKIFHLGSDPIGAGLGLGTSGHTIGAAFALEIGSVEGSMAAIAVVVIGAVVDLLVPIISHIFL; encoded by the coding sequence ATGGCAATCTTTACTAACATCTTTTTTGGAATTTTTCTTTCATTATTTGTGTATCTGATAGGTCAGAAATTATTCAAACAATTTAAAGGCTTCTTCTTATTCCAACCTTTGTTTGTTGCAATGGTACTAGGTATCTTTATATTATTCATACTTTCAAAATTACTTAACACAGATATTTCCAGTTTTTATCAAAAAGCCTATAAACCTGGTGGAGACATTCTTTTCTGGTTTTTAAGTCCTGCAACTATTGCTTTTGCAATTCCTCTATACAAAAGAAATGATATTGTAAAAAAATATTGGAAAGATATCTTGGCTGGTTTATTGATTGGAACAACCCTATCTTTAGTGTTAATCATCGCTTTTTCAAAACTCATGGGGCTTAATCACACCAGCATTGCTTCAATGCTTCCTCAAGCAGCAACGACAGCGATTGCTTTACCTATCTCTACTGCAATTGGCGGCAATGCATCAATTACCGCAATGGCTTGTATTCTAAATGCCGTCATTATCTATGCTCTCGGAAAATATCTCTTCAAGATTTTCCACTTAGGTTCTGATCCAATTGGTGCGGGCCTTGGATTAGGAACTTCAGGTCACACAATTGGTGCTGCATTTGCGCTTGAAATAGGTTCTGTCGAAGGTTCGATGGCAGCAATTGCGGTTGTTGTGATTGGTGCAGTTGTTGATTTATTAGTACCTATAATTTCACATATCTTCTTATGA
- a CDS encoding MarR family winged helix-turn-helix transcriptional regulator: MGLDHKPDKLDDELCFAIYTAQKIYNKFYASALKEYKLTYPQYITLLTLWENGEPMMIKEIGAKLSLDNGTLTPLLKRMEKDGWIERKHSEEDGRRVYIILSKKGKNKKYEIKGKLTSCFANVDMTSQEYKDDVSLIKSIGRRLDPES, encoded by the coding sequence ATGGGATTAGATCACAAGCCAGATAAATTGGATGATGAGCTTTGTTTTGCTATTTATACGGCACAAAAAATTTACAATAAGTTTTATGCGAGTGCACTAAAGGAATATAAGTTGACCTACCCGCAGTACATTACCTTGTTAACATTGTGGGAAAATGGCGAGCCTATGATGATTAAGGAAATTGGGGCAAAATTAAGTCTTGATAATGGGACCTTAACACCACTGCTAAAGAGGATGGAAAAGGATGGTTGGATAGAACGTAAACACAGCGAAGAAGATGGACGCCGCGTTTATATTATTTTGTCCAAAAAGGGTAAGAATAAGAAGTATGAGATTAAAGGTAAATTGACATCATGTTTTGCAAATGTTGACATGACGTCACAAGAATATAAAGACGATGTGTCTTTGATAAAAAGTATTGGAAGAAGACTGGATCCAGAAAGTTAG
- a CDS encoding aldo/keto reductase — MKSLIDTYTLNNGIKIPIVGFGTWQTPDGAIAKVAVKSALSSGYRHIDTAEMYGNEKSIGAAIKESGVSRNSLFITSKLSNSAHSYEKATAAIEKSLSDLQVSTLDLFLIHWPNPKMFRDTDWERHLQDTWRALEDAYTAGKLKAIGVSNFREHHFNILKETQTIKPMINQIRICPGDYNEELINYCRNEEILLEAYSPLGTGKIFTDKTMNEIAEKNNKTVAQVCLRWSLQHGFLPLPKSIHEDRIEENSHLFDFELSESDMDTIDSLEGIVGYVVDPDKAEF; from the coding sequence ATGAAAAGTTTGATAGATACTTATACCCTAAATAATGGTATAAAGATACCAATTGTTGGCTTCGGTACTTGGCAAACACCTGATGGAGCAATTGCAAAAGTAGCTGTAAAATCAGCATTATCTTCAGGTTATCGCCATATTGATACTGCTGAAATGTATGGGAACGAAAAAAGCATTGGAGCAGCTATTAAGGAAAGTGGAGTTTCTCGTAATAGTCTTTTTATAACAAGTAAATTATCTAATTCTGCACACAGTTATGAAAAGGCAACCGCAGCTATTGAAAAATCATTGAGTGATCTTCAAGTCTCTACGTTAGATCTTTTTTTGATTCATTGGCCAAATCCTAAGATGTTTCGCGACACCGATTGGGAAAGGCATCTACAAGATACTTGGCGTGCATTAGAAGATGCTTACACTGCCGGAAAATTAAAAGCTATTGGCGTTTCCAATTTTAGAGAACATCATTTTAATATTTTAAAAGAAACACAAACAATCAAACCAATGATTAACCAGATTCGAATCTGTCCTGGAGATTACAATGAAGAGCTCATAAACTATTGTCGAAACGAAGAAATTTTGTTAGAAGCATATAGTCCTCTTGGTACGGGTAAGATTTTTACAGATAAAACAATGAATGAAATTGCTGAAAAAAATAATAAAACAGTTGCCCAAGTCTGCCTTCGTTGGTCCTTACAACACGGATTCTTGCCTCTTCCTAAATCAATTCATGAAGATCGAATTGAAGAAAATTCGCATTTATTTGATTTTGAATTATCTGAATCAGATATGGATACAATTGATAGTCTAGAGGGAATTGTCGGCTATGTTGTCGATCCCGATAAAGCTGAATTCTAA